In Kaistella sp. 97-N-M2, the sequence ATCTCCAAATTTAACTTCAGAAAGATATAATAAGTTAGCGAATATTCTGAAAAAAGCGAGAGAAGAACATACAGATTTACTCTTATTTCCTGAATGCTTTATTCCAATAAACTTACTGTCAACGCTTTCTAGATATTCGGTTGACAATGGAACTTTAATAGTTACGGGATTAGAACATATAACTTTAAATAAAACATCTTTCAATTTTGTTGCAACAATTTTACCAGTGGAAGTAAATGGAATTAAGGATGCAACTATAATTTTAAGATTAAAAAATAATTACTCTCCAGGTGAAGAAAATTTAATAAATAAAAATCACTTAATTGTTCCAAAACCAAAAACGGAACTTGCTCAAATCATAAACTGGCGTAATTTATACTTTTCCGTTTGTTATTGTTTTGAAATGGCAAATATTACTCAACGAGAAAAATTGAAAGGAAAAATAGATTTATTAATTGGGATTGAATGGAATAAAGACACTCCATATTTTTCAAATATTGTTGAGGCCTCTACAAGAGATTTACATTGTTATGTCGCTCAAGTAAATACAAGTAATTTCGGAGATACCAGACTTTCACAACCAACAGAGTCTGCCGTTAAAGATATTTTAAAGTTAAAAGGCGGAACAAATGATTTGATAATAACTGGAGAAATAAACACCAAAAAATTGCGCGATTTTCAAAGAATAAAAACATCAATAAATGATAGTAAAGAATTTAAACCTCTACCTCCTAATTTTGATCTAAAAAATGTATTAGATAGAATTAATGACGTGTAGATTCTTTCTAAATAATAATCAAAAATAAAACAGCATCAATCTTAAACAAACGCACTAAACCCCGTAATACTCCGCCCCACGATCAAAGAATTAATTTCCTTCGTGCCTTCGTAGGAATAAATGGCTTCGGCATCGGCGACAAATCTGGCAACGTCGTATTCCAGTAAAATGCCGTTTCCACCGAGCACTTCGCGCGCGCGGGAAACGATATCGCGGGTTCTTAAAGTACAGAACACTTTCGCCAAAGAGGCGTGCTCATCTTTTAAAATGCCTTCGTCCTGCATTTCAGACAGGCGGAAAACCATGGTTTGCATGGCCGTCAGATTGGAAAGCATTTCTACCAAATGTCCCTGGATCATCTGGAAAGAGGCGATGGGTTTGCCAAACTGTTCGCGCGTTTTGGTGTAGGCGAGAGCACTTTCGTACGCGCCGCGAGCGCAACCGGTCGCCATCCACGCCACGCCGGCGCGCGTCATGCGCAGGACATTTCCGGTATCTTTGAAAGAATTGGCGTGTTCCAGTTTATTTTCCTCGGTGATCAAACAGTTGGTCAAAGTGATCAAGCCGTTTTGCACAATTCGGAGCGCCATCTTGCCTTTAATCTTTTCGACTTTGAAGCCGGGATTGTCTTTTTCCAGGATGAAACCTTTCACTTCGCCGTCATCCAGACTTCTGGCCCAAATGATAATGACATCTGCAAAAGTGGCGTTGCCGATCCATTTTTTCTGGCCGTTTAAGATATAACCTTCGGGCGTTTTTTTACAGGTCGTGGTTAAACCGCCCGCGGCGCCGGAACCGACGTCGGGCTCCGTCAAACCAAAGGCGCCGATCTTTTCGAACTGCTGCATTTGCGGCAACCATTTTTCTTTCTGAGCTTCGGAGCCGCAGAGGTAAATGGAACCCATGGAAAGTCCGGACTGCACGCCAAAGAAAGTCGCGACTGAGGCATCAACCCGCGCCATTTCCATAGCGAGAACGCCCTCCATTAAAAAAGGCAAACCGGGACAGCCGTAGCCTTCGTAAGTGACGCCGCAGACATTGAGTTTTTTAAACTTTTCGATGATTTCAAAAGGAAAAGAATCGTGCAGCCAGTGATCATTGACCAAAGGTTTGACTTCGTTTTCCATAAAATTGCGAACTTTGAGCTGAATTTCTTTTTGTTCGGGTGTCAAAGTTTCGAAAACGTCGTAGAAATCGCCATCTACGGGCGGCAATTCCTTTTTCTTTTTGTCGGGATCGATGGCGCGCATGAGCATCTTGATCTGCTTATCATTCATTTTCGAAAAACCTTCCATCATTTTGGGGAGATCTACTTTGCCGGATATTTTGGAAAGTTCATCCAGATCAATTGATTTGAAGATTTCAATGGCGTTTCTGACTTTGGAAAAAAGGTTAGGCATCTTTTATAATTTAAAAAAAAAGATACGGAAAAAGTTTTGAAGGGATCAGCCTTATATTTTTTACCTAAAAAAGCCATCCCGACTTGATGTCAGGATGGCTTCAGTTAATATCGCTGAGGTTTTCTAATTAGAAACCTTCCGGCTTCGCATCAGTCGGATTCTCACCTTCGTTCAAAGGTTTGAAACTCTCTCCTTCGTTTGATTGATTGTTGTTTTGAGAACCTTGCTGCGGTCGGTTATTTCCGCCGTTGTAGTTTCCTTCTCTGCGGTCGTCTCTGCGCTGAGGTCTGTCGCCTTGCGGACGGTCTTCTCTCGGGCGGTCGTTGTTCTGCGGTCTGTCACCTTGTGGACGTTCTTCACGCGGAGGTCTTTCCAACAAAACCTTACGCGAAAGTTTCATTTTCTTACGGTCATCATAACCCATGAATTTCACTTCTACTTCGTCGCCTTCGTTGTACGGAACTTTGTCCAGACGTCTCCATTCGATCTCGGAGATGTGCAGTAAACCTTCGGTTCCTTTTGCAATCGCTACAAAGGCGCCAAAATCCATTACTTTCACAACTTTACCGTTGTATACGCTGCCGACAACCGGTACGAAACAGATTTCGTTGATGGCTGCAATGGTCGCGTCGATGTTTTGTCTGTTCACCCCGGAGATTTCAATTCTTCCGATTTCGCCGATTTCTTCAATCGCGATAACCGTGTCGAAATCTTTCTGCATCTGCTGAATGATTTTTCCTCCAGGTCCGATGATGGCACCGATGAAATCTTTGGAGATTTCCAGTACTTCCATTTTCGGAGCGTGTGGTTTCACATCTTCTCTTGGTGCGTCGAGGGTTTTTAGTAATTCGTTCAGGATGTGGAGTCTTCCGTCTTTCGCTTGGATCAGGGCTTTTTCCATAATGTCCATGGTTAAGCCTTCTACTTTGATGTCCATTTGACAAGCGGTGATTCCGTCTGCCGTTCCGGTTACTTTAAAGTCCATGTCTCCTAAGTGATCTTCGTCGCCTAAGATATCGGAAAGCACCGTGAATTTCCCTGATTTTGGATCAGTTACAAGACCCATTGCAATCCCGGAAACCGGTTTTGAAATTTGAACACCGGCATCCATCAACGCTAAAGTTCCGGCACAAACCGTTGCCATAGATGATGAACCGTTGGATTCTAAAATATCAGAAACGATACGGATGGTGTAAGGATTTTCTGTCGGGATCATTTTCGCCAAAGCTCTTTGAGCCAGGTTTCCGTGACCGACTTCTCTTCTGGATGTTCCTCTTAAAGGTCTTGCTTCACCCGTTGAAAACGGCGGGAAGTTATAATGTAAGAAGAATTTTTGATCGTAGTTGATGGCCACCGTGTCGACCATGTTTGCATCTTTTACAGAGCCTAAAGTTACTGCAGTCAGGGACTGAGTTTCTCCTCTGGTAAAAATGGCGGAACCGTGTGCTCCGGGTAAATAATCAACTTCTGACCAGATCGGACGGATCGTTTCCGGCGTTCTTCCATCCAAACGGATTTTTTCGTTAAGGATCATTTGACGCATTGCTTCTTTTTCTACATCGTGGAAATAGATTTTTGCGTATGGAGTTACGGTTTCTAATTCTTCCTCTGAATACTGAGTTAAGAATTCTTCTAAAACCGCTTGGAAATTTTCATGTCTTTCTTCTTTAGCAGAAGGAGTTTTTGCAACTTCATATACCTTATCGTAAGTGGCTGCCCAAACTTTTTCGCGAATTTCTTCGTTGTGGTCTTCGTGCGTGTATTCTCTTTTTGGAAGAGATTTGCCAACTCTTTCAGCTAATCTTTCTTGCGCGGCAACCTGAACTTTAATTTCTTCGTGTGCGAATTTGATGGCTTCGATCATTTCCTGTTCAGAGATTTCGTCCATTTCGCCTTCTACCATGACGATAGAATCTTTCGTGGCGCCCACCATAATATTTAAATCAGCTTTCGCTAAATTTTCCATACTTGGGTTCACTACTAATTTACCGTCGATTCTGGCGACAGTTACTTCAGACATTGGTCCGTTGAAAGGAATATCGGTAATTGCGATGGCAGCAGAAGCGGCTAATCCAGCCAAAGATTCCGGCATACATTCTTTATCATAAGAAATCAGGGAAATCATCACCTGAACTTCTGCATGAAAATCGGAGGGAAAAAGTGGACGCAAAACGCGGTCAACCAATCTCATTGTTAAAATTTCTTCGTCGGAGGGTCTTGCTTCTCTTCTGAAAAAGTTTCCCGGAATTTTTCCTGCGGAATAAAATTTCTCTCTGTAATCTACTGTTAATGGTAAGAAATCAACACCCGGTTTCGCATCTTTGCTGGCGACCACCGTTGCAAGAAGCATGGTGCCTCCCATTGTTACTACTACAGCGCCATTAGCCTGTTTTGCTAATTTTCCTGTTTCGATGGTGATTTCTCTGCCATCGCTTAATTGAATTTTTTCAATAATTGCTTGTGGAGCATTCATAAAATTTGTTCGTCTTTGGCACTCCGTATTGAGTGCGTTATTATTTAATGTATTTAAATTTTCGAGGGCAAATATACGGAAATTTGGCGATTTTGCAGGAGCGCCGATTGTGAGGGTAAAACGGAAGTTTTTCTGCGCTGTATGCCTGCTACCAAAGAGAGTAGAGAAAAGAACGTCATTCCGCTGAACACGAACTGATTAAACAAAAGGATTTTAAAACCTCAAAATAACTTCGTGATTTAAATTTAAGAAAAAACAATTATTGCAGGCTTTTCGGCACAAATTTGGTTACCGAATTACGCATAACATATTTATAACATTAAAAATAAACATTATGGGAATTCTTTGGACATTAATTATCGGAGCCATTGCAGGCTGGTTAGGATCACAAATTTTTAAAGGTGGAAGCCTTGGATTAATCGGGAATATTATTGTAGGTATTATCGGTGGTTTTATTGGGTACTGGTTATTAGGCGGCAGACTGGGCGAGGGCGTAGTAGGCGAAATTTTAACAGGTACAATTGGTGCCATTGTATTGCTGGCGATTGTAAATCTCTTTACCAGAGGAAGGGTGTAAGAATAAATTTACTTCGAAAAAATCAATTAGCAACTTAGAAATAGGTTGCTAACTTTTTATGTTAAAGCGGATTTTAAAAGTAAAAAAAGCAACTTCAAATTGAAGTTGCTTTTCTTTTTTGTTGCGAAGAACGATTATTTTCTTAATCCCAATTCTGCAATAATAGCTCTGTATCGATTAATATCTTTCTTTTTAAGATAATCTAATAGCGCTTTTCTTTTACCTACCAAAAGGACCAAAGAGCGCTCGGTTGCGTAATCTTTATGGTTTTTTTTAAGGTGACCTGAAAGGTGGTTAATTCTGAAAGTAAAAAGGGCAACTTGTCCTTCTGCGCTTCCTGTGTCTGCGTCAGACTTTCCATGTTTTGCGAAGATCTCTTTCTTCGTGTCAGTTGTTAGGTACATTCCAATATTATTTAATGATTATTATGTAATGGGTGCAAAAGTACAATTATTATTTGAAACCGAATCTATAATTGGTTTATAAAATTTTGGTTTTCAAACGTTAATAATTTCTTAAAATTTTTATTGTTAATCCGCTGAATGGCAGTATTTTTGCAACAACACCCAATAATGAAAAATTTCTATCTCCTGACCTTTTCTCTTCTGACCATTATTTCTTTAACTGCCTGTCAGTCAGCTTATGCGCAAAATGCCAAAACACTTAAAGATTTAAAGGGTATCAATATTTTATATTTTAACCCCGAAGTTTTTCCGGACATCGAAGAAATTAAAGATCCCACGTATTCGGCTTTTTATGCTGCCGTTTCGGAGAAAAACCATCATTTTCGCAATTACAAAATGCTTCGTGTAGATTCTTATATTCCCTTTGATTCTGTGGATGCCGAATCCATCATGGAATTTTGCCGGAATAATAACGCGCAGTTTGCCATTGTACCCAAGGTGAAATATTTTAAAGTAGGTTTCGGTAAATATATTTTTTCCAATCAGGTAATCGTCAGTTTGAAAATGTTCGATTCGGCTGGAAAGATGGTGGCACAGACTGATTATGATACTTTCAAAAAAAATGCGCGCATACTGGGTTCTGCCGAAAATTCTATTAAAATCGGTACCGAAGGCGCCATGAATAACATGGCAAAAGACTTTTCAAAAAGCAAAAGATTTTTCTAAAGCGCTCACCAATCCAATCCTATATCTAAATTTCTCCTCTTTATTCGTCTGTTTGGAAGTTTTTGGGTTAATTTTGCAATTCTATAAAAAGAAATTGTGCAAAGTAAAGAACTGGTTTTTAACCCCGCAGATATCGCAGAAACGCTCAGCGAACTTCACGCTGATGAGCGTCTTTTGGCTTTCCTGAAAGTTCCGAAGCAGTACAAAGCCGACGTTTTTTCACATCTAGATCCCGATTTTCAGGAAGAAACCATTCGAAGCATCGGCAGCGAAGAGGTTTCGGAGATCCTGAATGCCATGACGCCCGATGACAGAACGGCCCTGTTCGAGGATTTTCCGGATGAACTCATTAAGTCCTCCATCAACCTTTTAAATCCGAAAGAACGCCGCATTGCACTGAAGCTTTTGGGATATGATTCGGATTCCATCGCGCGTTTGATGACGCCGTACTACATTCAGATTCGAAAAGAATGGACCGTTCAGAAATGTCTGCAGCAGATAAAAAAGGTGGGTAAAAAGATGGAAACCATGAACCATCTTTATGTGGTGGATGAACGAAACCAGCTTATCGACGATATAGCCATCGGATCTTTGCTCTTGGCAGAAGAAGATACTTTAATTTCCGACCTTACCGATAACCATTTTGTTGCCATTACAACAACGACTTCCAAAGAAGACGCTGTACAATACTTCGAGAAATATGACCGCACTGCGCTGCCGATTGTCACCGAAGCCGGAGTTTTGGTGGGAATTGTGACGATTGATGATATTTTAGATCAAATCGAATCCCAGAATACGGAAGACATTCAGAAATTCGGGGGTTTAGATGCGCTCGATTTGCCGTATATTCAGACATCCTGGACGGAAATGATCAAGAAACGCGCAACGTGGCTCGTTATTTTATTTTTTTCCGAAATGCTAACCGCTTCGGCCATGGGTTATTTTGAGCATGAAATTCAAAAAGCCGTGGTTCTTGCCCTTTTTGTTCCTTTAATTATTTCCAGTGGCGGTAATTCCGGGTCTCAAGCCGCAACTTTGATCATCCGGGCGATGGCTTTGCAGGAAATCACGCTGAAAGACTGGTGGTATGTCATGCGCAAAGAGATTGTTTCGGGCGTTTGTTTGGGCGGAATTCTGGGCTTTATCGGCTTTTTTAGGATTATGGCGTGGCAAAAAATGGGTTTGTTTGATTACGGCGAATACTGGATGTTTGTAGCCCTCAGCATTTCCTGCTCGTTGGTTTTAATCGTGCTTTGGGGTACGCTATCCGGTTCCATGATTCCGTTTGTTTTGAAAAGGCTGAAACTCGATCCGGCCACGTCTTCCGCACCGTTTGTTGCTACGTTGGTGGATGTTACGGGCTTGATCATCTATTTTACGATCGCCGGATTTTTTCTCAGCGGTAGGATGCTTTAAAATTCTTTCGAAATTTTCTGGGCTTTCCCATTCAAATTTTCACAAAATCATGAAGATAATTTCCCTTGTTCCCAGCCTTACAGAAACACTTTTCGACTTTGGTCTGACCGATAAGGAAGTAATCGGGAGAACAAAATTCTGCATTCATCCGAAAGACCTGGTGAAAAATGTCGCCGTTATTGGTGGGACAAAAAATCTTAATATCGATAAAATTAGGGCGCTGAAACCTGACTTGATTATCGCCAACAAAGAAGAGAACGACAAAATTCAGGTGGAAGAACTGATGAAAGATTTTAACGTTTGGGTCACCGATATCGAAACGCTGGAAGACAACAAACAATTCCTCACCGAACTCGGAACGATCTTAAAAAAGGAAGAATCAGCCAGGAAATTTAACGCGCAAATCAATGCGGTGTTTAGTTTGAATAAAACCGCTGAACCTAAAAAGGTGGCGTATTTAATCTGGAAAAATCCTTATATGACGGTGGGTTCGGATACATTTATTCACGAAATCATTCAAGAATTAGGTTTCAAAAATCTATTTGAAAACCACAAGAGATATCCGGAAATTTCGATTGAGGAAATGAAAAATGCGGACTTTATCTTTTTATCCACGGAGCCTTTTCCGTTTCAACAAAAACATATTGAGGAACTCCAAAAAGAATTACCAACCCAGAAAATTATTTTGGTCGATGGCGAAGCTTTTTCCTGGTACGGAACGCATTTGGCGAAATGCGCAGACTATTACCGGACTTTTCAAACAGAAAATTTTATATAAAAAAAGACTCCCTTTCGAAAGTCTTCTCTATAATTTTTTGGGGTTTAAAATTAGATATTTTTCATCTCCGCTTTAATTTTATCCTGTAAACCATCGCTCGCCCTTACCAAAGGCAGACGCAAATAATTTTTTATAATTCCTTTCTCGGCTAACACCATTTTAATTCCCGCAGGATTTCCTTCGGCGAAAATCAGGCGTGTAATCTCCACGAGTTTGTTGTGAATTTCGTAGGCTTCTTTCACTTTTCCGTCGAAAGCCAGCTGAACCATCGTTGAAAATTCTTTCGGATAGCCCTGTCCGATCACAGAGATCACCCCATTTCCGCCCGCTAAAGTGACAGGAAGCGTAAATTCATCGTCGCCCGAAACCAAGGTGAAGTTTTCCGGTTTTTGTCTCAAAATATCGAAATATTGAAGAATGTTCGGCGCGGCTTCTTTAATCATCATTAAATTCGGAAACTCTTTCGCCAATCTTAAGGTCGTCGCGGCTTCGATATTTTGTCCGGTTCTTGAGGGAACATTGTAAATGATAATCTTTTTTCCGGTGCCGGCCAACATTTTGTAATGCTGATAAAGCCCTTCCTGACTCGGTTTGTTGTAATACGGGGAAACGGAAAGTACGGCTTCGAACGCGGAAAGATCAGCTTCTTCGATTTGCTTTTTCACCTCCATCGTGTTATTGCCGCCAATCCCGAGAACCAACGGAACGCGACCCTTGTTCGCCTTTACAATGTGATTAATTACCTGTAATTTTTCTTCTGTTGAAAGGGTTGCCGCTTCTGCGGTGGTTCCCAGAACCACCAGATAATTAGTGCCGTTCTCAATATTGTAGTCAACCAGTTTCGTTAAGGCCTCAAAATCTAGGGATAAATGTTCGTTAAACGGCGTCACCAAAGCCACACCAACTCCTTTTAAATTGCTCATTCTTATAAAATTAATGTTTCAAAAATACAAAATTTAATGCGAGAATTTGTGAAAAAAAAAGCGAAGTTTATATTCATATCTTTATATTTGCAACACTACATTTTACCTCAATGAAAATAAAATTTCTCGTATTCGGTCTGGCCGCGCTGTCTCTTTCTGCGTGTAAAGCACCGCTCAATATTGCACAGGTTCAAACCGAAAAAAACATTTCCATCGCGAAAGATTTGCCGGAAGATCAAAATTTTAATACAGTTATCGAACCTTACAAAGAAGAACTGGAAGGCAAGATGAACAAAAAAATTTCTTACACCGCAGTTGATCTAAATAAACAGGGCGACAACAGTAATCTGGGAAATCTCCTCGCCGATTATACGTTTGAAGGTGCGGACGAATGGGCGAAAAAAAACGGCATTCCGGGTGGAGTAGATGCTGCCGTAATTAATGTGGGCGGAATTCGGTCGACGATAGGCGCTGGTGATATTTTGACGAAAAGTATTTACGAAGTGATGCCGTTCGAAAACGAAGTTCTTATTGTGAAGATGAAAGGAGCTGATCTAAAAGGCCTTTTCGATTACTACTTGACTACGCAGAAAAACAATCCCGTATCCCATTTATACATTGAAACTGAAAACGGAATGACGGTAAAAGAGCTCGTAAACGGAAAAGAAGTGGAAGCTACGAAAGAGTATTACATCGCGACATCCGACTATCTGGCAATGGGTGGTGATAATATGGCTTTCTTCGGGAAAGGCGAGTTAATTTCGACGGGCATTAAGCTGCGCGATCTTTTTCTTGAGAAATTTCAAAACAATCCACAAGTTGTGGCACCAATCGATATCCGTTTAAATTTTAAAAACAGAAAAAACACGACCAATGAATAGAAAGCAGTTTTTAAAAACAATTGGTGGCGGGACTTTAGCCATGACTTTAGCGCCAAATTTGTTGATGGCAGAAAACTTTAAACTCCTAAATCTTAAATCCGAATATAAACTGACGATTCTTCATACCAACGATCAGCACAGCAGAATTGAACCGTTTGAGGCGAGTTATACGAGAAATCCAAACCAGGGCGGTTTTGCAAGACGCGCCGCTTTAATCGAAAAGATCCGGAGCGAAAACAAAAATGTGTTGCTGCTGGATTCGGGCGATACTTTTCAGGGAACGCCATACTTCAATTTTTTTGGCGGCGAACTCGAATTCAAACTCATGTCGATGATGGGTTACGATGCTTCTACAATGGGAAACCATGATTTTGATAACGGTTTGGCCGGCTTCAAAAAAGTGCAGCCCAGTGCGAAATTTCCGTTTATCTGTTCCAATTACGATTTCACAAATACCATACTCGACGGACAAACCCTTCCCTATAAAGTTTTTAATAAAAACGGAATTAAAGTCGGAATTTTTGGTGTAGGAATTGAACTGGCGGGTCTGGTTGGAAAGAAAGATTATGGTGAAACGGTTTACAAAGATCCTGTAGAAATCGCCCAACATTACTCGGAGTTTTTAAGAAACGATAAAAAATGCGATCTCGTTATTTGTCTTTCGCACATTGGATATGACTACAAAGACAATACGGACAAAATTTCAGATAAAATTTTGGCGGCAAAAACCGATGGAATCGATTTGATCTTAGGCGGTCACACGCATACTTTCTTGCCGGAACCGCAAAAGTTCAGCAACAGAAAAGGAAAGACGGTATTGGTAAATCAGGTAGGCTGGGCCGGACTGCTTTTAGGAAAACTGGATTTTTATTTCGATAAAAGTAAAAGTGTGAAAAATATTTCATGGAATAATCAAGTTATAGATGATACCATTCTAGTTTAAAACGATGAAAAAATTACTACCCTTTTTATTTCTTCTTTCAGTAAGCATTTCCGCGCAGATTATTTCGTCGAACAAATGGACGGATTTATTTTCTTACAACAACGTTTTGGCCATCCGCGAAGACAACGGAAAACTGATTGCAGCGACGGAAAACGGTATATTTTTTTACACGCCTGCAACGGGCGAAATTACAAAACTTTCCAAAGCAAACGGTTTGCACGAGGTGAAGATCTCTGCATTTGATTACAATCCTGTTACAAAGATCGGTTTGGTGGGCTACCAGAACGGGTCGATGGATGTAATTACACCGGAAGGAATAACTTATGTGGTTGATATTCCGATTGCTCAAGGGTATAATGGCAATAAAAAAATCAATCATA encodes:
- a CDS encoding pyruvate decarboxylase; protein product: MKNFYLLTFSLLTIISLTACQSAYAQNAKTLKDLKGINILYFNPEVFPDIEEIKDPTYSAFYAAVSEKNHHFRNYKMLRVDSYIPFDSVDAESIMEFCRNNNAQFAIVPKVKYFKVGFGKYIFSNQVIVSLKMFDSAGKMVAQTDYDTFKKNARILGSAENSIKIGTEGAMNNMAKDFSKSKRFF
- the mgtE gene encoding magnesium transporter yields the protein MQSKELVFNPADIAETLSELHADERLLAFLKVPKQYKADVFSHLDPDFQEETIRSIGSEEVSEILNAMTPDDRTALFEDFPDELIKSSINLLNPKERRIALKLLGYDSDSIARLMTPYYIQIRKEWTVQKCLQQIKKVGKKMETMNHLYVVDERNQLIDDIAIGSLLLAEEDTLISDLTDNHFVAITTTTSKEDAVQYFEKYDRTALPIVTEAGVLVGIVTIDDILDQIESQNTEDIQKFGGLDALDLPYIQTSWTEMIKKRATWLVILFFSEMLTASAMGYFEHEIQKAVVLALFVPLIISSGGNSGSQAATLIIRAMALQEITLKDWWYVMRKEIVSGVCLGGILGFIGFFRIMAWQKMGLFDYGEYWMFVALSISCSLVLIVLWGTLSGSMIPFVLKRLKLDPATSSAPFVATLVDVTGLIIYFTIAGFFLSGRML
- a CDS encoding polyribonucleotide nucleotidyltransferase, translating into MNAPQAIIEKIQLSDGREITIETGKLAKQANGAVVVTMGGTMLLATVVASKDAKPGVDFLPLTVDYREKFYSAGKIPGNFFRREARPSDEEILTMRLVDRVLRPLFPSDFHAEVQVMISLISYDKECMPESLAGLAASAAIAITDIPFNGPMSEVTVARIDGKLVVNPSMENLAKADLNIMVGATKDSIVMVEGEMDEISEQEMIEAIKFAHEEIKVQVAAQERLAERVGKSLPKREYTHEDHNEEIREKVWAATYDKVYEVAKTPSAKEERHENFQAVLEEFLTQYSEEELETVTPYAKIYFHDVEKEAMRQMILNEKIRLDGRTPETIRPIWSEVDYLPGAHGSAIFTRGETQSLTAVTLGSVKDANMVDTVAINYDQKFFLHYNFPPFSTGEARPLRGTSRREVGHGNLAQRALAKMIPTENPYTIRIVSDILESNGSSSMATVCAGTLALMDAGVQISKPVSGIAMGLVTDPKSGKFTVLSDILGDEDHLGDMDFKVTGTADGITACQMDIKVEGLTMDIMEKALIQAKDGRLHILNELLKTLDAPREDVKPHAPKMEVLEISKDFIGAIIGPGGKIIQQMQKDFDTVIAIEEIGEIGRIEISGVNRQNIDATIAAINEICFVPVVGSVYNGKVVKVMDFGAFVAIAKGTEGLLHISEIEWRRLDKVPYNEGDEVEVKFMGYDDRKKMKLSRKVLLERPPREERPQGDRPQNNDRPREDRPQGDRPQRRDDRREGNYNGGNNRPQQGSQNNNQSNEGESFKPLNEGENPTDAKPEGF
- a CDS encoding bifunctional UDP-sugar hydrolase/5'-nucleotidase — its product is MNRKQFLKTIGGGTLAMTLAPNLLMAENFKLLNLKSEYKLTILHTNDQHSRIEPFEASYTRNPNQGGFARRAALIEKIRSENKNVLLLDSGDTFQGTPYFNFFGGELEFKLMSMMGYDASTMGNHDFDNGLAGFKKVQPSAKFPFICSNYDFTNTILDGQTLPYKVFNKNGIKVGIFGVGIELAGLVGKKDYGETVYKDPVEIAQHYSEFLRNDKKCDLVICLSHIGYDYKDNTDKISDKILAAKTDGIDLILGGHTHTFLPEPQKFSNRKGKTVLVNQVGWAGLLLGKLDFYFDKSKSVKNISWNNQVIDDTILV
- a CDS encoding 5'-nucleotidase C-terminal domain-containing protein, which translates into the protein MKIKFLVFGLAALSLSACKAPLNIAQVQTEKNISIAKDLPEDQNFNTVIEPYKEELEGKMNKKISYTAVDLNKQGDNSNLGNLLADYTFEGADEWAKKNGIPGGVDAAVINVGGIRSTIGAGDILTKSIYEVMPFENEVLIVKMKGADLKGLFDYYLTTQKNNPVSHLYIETENGMTVKELVNGKEVEATKEYYIATSDYLAMGGDNMAFFGKGELISTGIKLRDLFLEKFQNNPQVVAPIDIRLNFKNRKNTTNE
- a CDS encoding acyl-CoA dehydrogenase family protein codes for the protein MPNLFSKVRNAIEIFKSIDLDELSKISGKVDLPKMMEGFSKMNDKQIKMLMRAIDPDKKKKELPPVDGDFYDVFETLTPEQKEIQLKVRNFMENEVKPLVNDHWLHDSFPFEIIEKFKKLNVCGVTYEGYGCPGLPFLMEGVLAMEMARVDASVATFFGVQSGLSMGSIYLCGSEAQKEKWLPQMQQFEKIGAFGLTEPDVGSGAAGGLTTTCKKTPEGYILNGQKKWIGNATFADVIIIWARSLDDGEVKGFILEKDNPGFKVEKIKGKMALRIVQNGLITLTNCLITEENKLEHANSFKDTGNVLRMTRAGVAWMATGCARGAYESALAYTKTREQFGKPIASFQMIQGHLVEMLSNLTAMQTMVFRLSEMQDEGILKDEHASLAKVFCTLRTRDIVSRAREVLGGNGILLEYDVARFVADAEAIYSYEGTKEINSLIVGRSITGFSAFV
- a CDS encoding GlsB/YeaQ/YmgE family stress response membrane protein, which translates into the protein MGILWTLIIGAIAGWLGSQIFKGGSLGLIGNIIVGIIGGFIGYWLLGGRLGEGVVGEILTGTIGAIVLLAIVNLFTRGRV
- the rpsO gene encoding 30S ribosomal protein S15 — encoded protein: MYLTTDTKKEIFAKHGKSDADTGSAEGQVALFTFRINHLSGHLKKNHKDYATERSLVLLVGKRKALLDYLKKKDINRYRAIIAELGLRK
- a CDS encoding ABC transporter substrate-binding protein, whose translation is MKIISLVPSLTETLFDFGLTDKEVIGRTKFCIHPKDLVKNVAVIGGTKNLNIDKIRALKPDLIIANKEENDKIQVEELMKDFNVWVTDIETLEDNKQFLTELGTILKKEESARKFNAQINAVFSLNKTAEPKKVAYLIWKNPYMTVGSDTFIHEIIQELGFKNLFENHKRYPEISIEEMKNADFIFLSTEPFPFQQKHIEELQKELPTQKIILVDGEAFSWYGTHLAKCADYYRTFQTENFI
- the dapA gene encoding 4-hydroxy-tetrahydrodipicolinate synthase, which produces MSNLKGVGVALVTPFNEHLSLDFEALTKLVDYNIENGTNYLVVLGTTAEAATLSTEEKLQVINHIVKANKGRVPLVLGIGGNNTMEVKKQIEEADLSAFEAVLSVSPYYNKPSQEGLYQHYKMLAGTGKKIIIYNVPSRTGQNIEAATTLRLAKEFPNLMMIKEAAPNILQYFDILRQKPENFTLVSGDDEFTLPVTLAGGNGVISVIGQGYPKEFSTMVQLAFDGKVKEAYEIHNKLVEITRLIFAEGNPAGIKMVLAEKGIIKNYLRLPLVRASDGLQDKIKAEMKNI